Below is a genomic region from Flavobacterium ginsengisoli.
CGAATAATAAATTAGATTTTAGAAAAGCATACGACGATTTTGCTTATTTGGAAAGCATTAATCCTGGTTATAAAAACACTAAAAAACTGATGGATGACGCTCAGTTTAAAGGAACTGATTTTGTGGATGTTTACGCTAAAAACGAAACCAATATGGTAATCCCGAAAATGCTTCAAGACGATTTGTTAGATTTTAAAACTTACGGATTGAATGATAAATGGACGGTTTATCATAGCGCAAGACAAAAAAATGTGTCGTACGATTATAGCTTGATTCTTAGTTTCAGACAGATTGCAATTTCTCCAGAACAAATCAAAGAGAAAGAGTTTGTGAAAGAAAGACAAGTTAAAGATGGCGTAAAAACACTTTTAGACAGCCGCGGAAGACCAGTAAAAGATAGTTTAGGTAAAGAAATTAAAGTGGATAATTATAAAACACTTCGCGCAACAGTTTACGAATTCAGACAGTTTAAATCTTGTCTGGTAACGGCAAAAGTAGATTATGTAGACTTAAAAAGCAATCAGCTGGTTCAGACTTTCCCGATAAGCGGCGAATATGTTTTCGAAAATATTTACTCTACTTATAAAGGAAATAGAGGTGCTTGTGAAGATAATTATCTGTCGTATTTTGACAAACGTGCCGTTCCGTTTCCGAATAACGAACAAATGGTTTATGATACAGGTGAAGACCTGAAAGCCAAGCTAAAAGACATCATTGTAAAGAATAAAATTAGACGATAATTATATAACACGAGTATAAAGAAAAAGACGCATTTTTGATGCGTCTTTTTTTGTTTAGGTTCTTTCATTGAAAAAAAAAATCATATTTTTTAATTGTGCAACCAAAAAGTTGCATATATTTGCAACTGATTAGTTGCGAATTTATATTCAGAAAAATGAAAAGAGATATTTTTCAAGCTATTGCCGATCCAACAAGAAGAGCAATATTAGTTTTGATTTCTTCTACTGCATTAACACCAAATGCTATTGCAGAGCAGTTTCAAACTACAAGACAGGCGGTTTCTAAACACATTAAAATACTAAATGAATGTGATTTATTGGAAGAAAAAAAATTGGGTAGAGAAATTTATTATCAGCTCAAAATTGAAAAAATGAAAGAAGTTGATGAATGGCTAGAGCAGTTTAAAGCAATTTGGGAACAGCGTTTTAGCCAATTGGATCAAGTATTACTAAACTTAAAAGCTAAAGAAAATGAAAACTGATTTATTAATGAATTTTTCTGTAGACAAGGAAAATAAAACTGTAAATGTAAAACGTGAATTTAATGCTTCATTGCCGCAAGTATGGTCGGCTTGGACAGAACCTGAAATTTTAGATTTATGGTGGGCGCCGGCTCCTTTTGTATCTAAAACCAAAACAATGGAGTTTAAAGAAGGCGGAAAAAGATTATATGCCATGGTTGGTCCAGACGGTACAGAACGTTGGAGTTATTTTGAGTATTCTTCTATTTCTCCGAAAACTAACTTTAAACATTCTGCTACTTTTTCTGATGCAGAAGGAAATCCGAATTCAGAATTTGCTAGTTCGTATTGGGATATCACTTTTTCTGAACAAAACGGTTCTACAATTGTTGACATCGCCATTAGACGTGACAGTTTTGAAGAATTGCAAAAAATAATTGAAATGGGCTTTAGAGAAGGTTTTACTTCGGCAATGCAAGGTTTGGACAAAATCTTAGCAGAAAAATAAACCAATCTAATTAACGATTTACAACTTAAAATCTAAAGAAAATGAAATCAAATCTTTTAATGAATTTTACTGTAGACAAAGAAAATAAAACTGTAAATGTAAAACGTGAATTTAATGCTTCATTGCCGCAAGTATGGTCGGCTTGGACAGAACCTCAAATTCTAGATTTGTGGTGGGCGCCAGCTCCGTGGAAATCACGAACAAAAAGCATGAATTTTGAAGAAGGCGGACGACGATTGTATGCAATGGTTGGCCCTGAAGGTGAAGAACATTGGGCTATTGCCGATTATACTTCAATAAATCCGAAGACAAACGTAAAATGGCTAGATGCTTTTTGCGATAGCGAAGGCAACTTAAACGAAGAATTTCCGCGTTCTGACTGGGACGTTACTTTCTCTGAAAAAGATGGTTCTACTTTTGTTGATGTCGTAATCAAGCACGAAAAATTATCCGATCTAGAAATGATTATTCAAATGGGATTCAAAGAAGGTTTTACCATTGCTATGGAAGGTTTGGATGCTATTTTTGCAGAAAAAGCAAAATAATTCTCCAATTACATATAAAAGGCCAAAACAAAAGAAGAATTTACTGATATTAAAATTGTATTTTCGTTTTACATAAACATTTTTACTTTACTATCAATGAACAAATTTTTTGCCTTGGCCTTTTTACTTTTTTCTTCGACTTTAGCATTCAGCCAAAAGAATAAAACAAAAACCATAGAAACTTCAAAGCCTTTTGTACTTGGCGTAATTGACGAAATTCAATCAAAAGAATTAAACGAAAAAAGAATTCTCAATATTTATCTTCCCGAAGGCTATAATCCTGTTGAAGCAACAAAATACCCTGTAATTTATTTATTGGACGGTTCTGCCGATGAAGATTTTATTCATATTTCTGGATTAGTTCAGTTTAATAGTTTTGAATGGATTAATCAGGTTCCAAAATCAATTGTTGTAGGAATTGCAACTGTTGACAGAAGACGCGATTTTACTTTTCCTACTACTGTTGAAAATGATAAAACCCGTTTTCCTACAACAGGACATTCTGATCAGTTTATTGCTTTTATCGAAAAAGAATTACAGCCTTTTATTGAAAAAAAATACAAAACAAATGATTCTAAAACCATTATTGGCCAATCTCTTGGCGGGTTGTTAGGAACTGAAATCCTGCTTAAAAAACCAACTCTTTTTAATAAATACGTTATTATAAGTCCGAGCTTATGGTGGAATAATGGTTCTTTGTTAGATTTGGATTCTGAAATGCTGAAAGAAAATTTTAAACAGCCAACCGAAATTTATGTTGCTGTTGGAAAAGAAGGATTGGCTCCAACAGCAATTCCGCATGTTATGGAAGTTGATGCTAATTTACTGGCAGAAAAACTAAAAGGATCTAAAAGCAAAAATGTAAAAACTTACTTCGATTATTTCCCAGAAGAAAATCATGGTTCAATTCTGCATACAGCAGTTTTTAATTCTTTCAAATTCTTTTATCCTAAAAACAAGGAATAATATTTTTTTGTAAAATGTGAAATGTAAAACTTGTCATTTCACATTTTACATACAACAATTCTATCCAAGCCATCCTTCTCTATCCAAACTTCTATATTGAATAGCTTCGGCAATATGAGACGAAACAATATTTTCGGAATAATCTAAATCGGCGATTGTTCTTGAAACTTTAATTATCATTAATAATATATAGTTCATTTGATTTTTTATATTTTTACACAAAAAAAATATCATAATGGAAGCAGTCGCATATCTCAGAGTAAGTACACAAGAGCAATCATTAGAAAGACAATATGAAGACATTAAAGAATTTGCTTCTAAAAAGAATTTAGCGTTAGTAAAAATATTTGAGGATAAAATCAGTGCCACCAAAACAAAAACTGATGAAAGAGTAGGTTTTAATGAGATGAAAAAATATCTCCAAATGAATGAAGGCGTTCAAAATATTTTAGTATTGGAAATTTCTAGGCTTGGGAGAAAAAACAATGATATTCAAAATGTTGTAGAGGAATACATACAAAAAGGAATTAATATTCACATTAAAGATCTAAATATATCAACTCTTGACGATAATGGTAAAAGATCTTTCGCATCTGAAATGATGATTTCTTTACTGGGAGTAATGTCTTCAAATGAAACAAGAATATTAGGATCGAGAATAAGTTCAGGAAAAATGTCACGAGCTAGAAAAAACTTAGCCTTTGGTGGAAAAATTATTGGCTATAAGAAGGGTGAAGATGG
It encodes:
- a CDS encoding alpha/beta hydrolase, translating into MNKFFALAFLLFSSTLAFSQKNKTKTIETSKPFVLGVIDEIQSKELNEKRILNIYLPEGYNPVEATKYPVIYLLDGSADEDFIHISGLVQFNSFEWINQVPKSIVVGIATVDRRRDFTFPTTVENDKTRFPTTGHSDQFIAFIEKELQPFIEKKYKTNDSKTIIGQSLGGLLGTEILLKKPTLFNKYVIISPSLWWNNGSLLDLDSEMLKENFKQPTEIYVAVGKEGLAPTAIPHVMEVDANLLAEKLKGSKSKNVKTYFDYFPEENHGSILHTAVFNSFKFFYPKNKE
- a CDS encoding SRPBCC family protein, producing the protein MKTDLLMNFSVDKENKTVNVKREFNASLPQVWSAWTEPEILDLWWAPAPFVSKTKTMEFKEGGKRLYAMVGPDGTERWSYFEYSSISPKTNFKHSATFSDAEGNPNSEFASSYWDITFSEQNGSTIVDIAIRRDSFEELQKIIEMGFREGFTSAMQGLDKILAEK
- a CDS encoding ArsR/SmtB family transcription factor; this encodes MKRDIFQAIADPTRRAILVLISSTALTPNAIAEQFQTTRQAVSKHIKILNECDLLEEKKLGREIYYQLKIEKMKEVDEWLEQFKAIWEQRFSQLDQVLLNLKAKENEN
- a CDS encoding SRPBCC family protein, which produces MKSNLLMNFTVDKENKTVNVKREFNASLPQVWSAWTEPQILDLWWAPAPWKSRTKSMNFEEGGRRLYAMVGPEGEEHWAIADYTSINPKTNVKWLDAFCDSEGNLNEEFPRSDWDVTFSEKDGSTFVDVVIKHEKLSDLEMIIQMGFKEGFTIAMEGLDAIFAEKAK